The Amycolatopsis sp. NBC_01480 genome segment CATCTCCTGCGGCGAGACCTGCCCGCGTGAGGTCGCCATCACCAGAACCCCGGCCCGTTCGAGCGCGGCGACCCACGTGTTGAGGTGGTCATACGGCGTGCTCGCGTTTGCCAGCCGAAGGGGCGACAGTTCCAGCAGTGTGCGCCGCGCCAACGCAGCGAATGCCTCGTCGTCTCCAGGAGAGGACAGACGCCAGTCCGACGATGGCTCATCATCATCCAGCTCGAAGAGTTCGAGCGCGTTGTCCCGCTGCGCATGCGCTCGGCGGTACTCGGTGTGCAGCTCGGGCGTCCACTCCCCGGTGGCTGCGCCTTCGTGACGCCGGAAGTCACGGAGAGTGTCGAAGCCGGCGGGAGGCGCGGCGAGGAAGAACACCCCAAGAGCTCGGTTGTATGCCGTCGCCGCCTTACGGAGCTGGGCAATCGTGGGCTGTGTGTCCCCAGACTCCCACTGTGCCACACGGTCATCAGGCACGCCGATCTTACGAGCCGCGCCCACCTCGGTCAGTCCAATGGACTCGCGAGCCCACCGCAGGACGGCGGGCTCAACGAGCGCGGGGATCGATGTGGCCACACCCCATCTTGTCGCACCGGCCCGACACCGGCCAGATGCCGCGCCGCCACCCTTCCGTGCCATGCGCGACAACTTCAGAGAGGTCAGGCTGAGGTTCCCCCTTCGGGCCGGACACTCTGAGCCCAGACAGTGGTCTGGGGAAGGATGTCCTGGTGCCACGTCCGTCGAAGTATCCCGAGCAGTTCCGCAAGGACGCAGTCGAGTTGGTCCGCAACTCTGATCGTCCGCTGCGCCAGGTCGCCCGCGACCTGGGCGTGAACCACGAGACCCTGCGCAACTGGGTCAAGACCGCCGAGAAGCAGGCCGGGCAACCGTCCGCTGTGTCGGGCGCCGATCAGGACGAGCTGCGGACACTGCGTAAGCGGGTGGCGGAACTGGAGGTGGAGAAGGAGATTCTGCGGAAAGCGGCCGCCTATTTCGCGAAGGAGATGGGTCGTTGACCTGCAGCTACCGGTTCATCTCCGAACACCGCGCCAGCTTCGCTGTCGCACTGCTGTGCCGGGTCCTGGGTGTCCGCCGCCCCGGGTTCTACGAATGGATCGCAGCCGCCCCTGTCAGGGCCGCGCACGCCGCGACCGAGGAGGAACTGGCCACCGAGATCGCCGAGGTCCACACCGAGCACCGTGGGCGCTACGGCTGCCCGCGGGTCACCGTCGAACTGCGCCGCCGGGGCCGGGTGGTCAACCACAAACGCGTTGAACGGATCATGCGCCAGCGCCGGATCGTCGGGCTGACCCGCCGGCGCCGCCGGTCCCTGACCAAGCAGGACACGACCGCCGCACCGGCACCAGACCTGATCAGCCGGGACTTCACCGCCGACGCTCCCGGCGAGCGGTTCGTCGGCGACATCACCTACCTGCCCACCCAGGAAGGATGGTTGTATCTGGCGACCGTGCTGGACCTGCATACCCGGGAAGCGGCCGGTCACGCGATGGCTGAGCACATGCGTGCCGAGTTGGTATGCGATGCGGTCGATCTCGCCGTGGGACGTGGTCTGACCAGTGCTGATGCGATCTTCCACTCCGATCGTGGTTCCCAGTACACCTCCTCGACCTTCCGCGCCGCACTCACGGCGGCGGGTATGCGGCCGTCGATGGGGCGGGTCGGGTCGTGCTACGACAACGCCGTCGCCGAGTCGTTCTTCGCGACCCTCAAAACCGAGATCGGGACCCAGGTCTGGGCCACCCGCGACGACGCCCGCCGGGCAGTGTTCGCCTACCTCAGCTACTACAACCACGACCGTCTACATTCGACACTCGGATACCGAACACCCCACGAAACCCGCATCAGCTATCGTCAACCTATCGCCCTCGCGGCATAAAACCCCGGTGTCCGGATCCCGGGGGGAACCTCAGGCCACCTCTAGCGCTGGGTTGGTCGCGCCGACCGGAGCTTTCTCCGGACGAACCACGGCTACCAGAGCCCGCGACGTCCTCGCGCCGACCCGGAGTTGCTTCCGAAGTGTCTCCGCGGAGATCGGGCGCTGGTGGCGTCGCCAGTGTTCGGCATCCGCGCGCCGAGCCCGCTCCACAAGTTCCTCGTCGAGATCAGCGATCCGGCGGGGCACCACTCCCACCTGTTCATCACGCCGCAGCGTCGTCGTGTACCCCGCTGCCCGTTCTGTGCCGTCATCCTTCGGCTCTGCCGGCGACGAGGTGGGCAGCTGCGCTGATCCGAGATCGATGTTTGCGGCACTCAGCGCACGAAGCAGGCCGGGGCCAGCCTCGGCCCAACCGATCAGCAAGAGCGGGCCGACCGCGTCAAACGCGGCCTTACCCCATTGACCAGCACATACCGGGTCAGCAACGTTCAGCAGCAGGGTCACCACGCTCGCCGCCAGCAGCAGGCGTCGCGCCGGCCGCAGCACGTCCTCACTGGCCCCGGACAGGGCCAAGTGTCGCGTACCGACGAGCAACCCCAGCACCGTCAGGTCGACAGCAGGCGCCACCAGCGGCGCTACGAACACGGGGACCTGCAGCTTCAACGCCAAGTTCAACACGTTGCCGAACCCAAAGAGGAAGGTGAGCCCGATGACCAGCCCCATCGTGACCGTGACAAACCGAGCAACTGTCTGTGAGTTGGCGTTCATGACGGGCTCCCACCCGAACCCGGAAGCTCGAAGCTCGCCTCGACCACCAACGTGCCGATGAAGAGTCCCTGGTCAGCCCCGTTCCCATCCTTTGGTAGTCCTGCCGAGGATTCGAACCTGCGACGCAGCTCGTGGTGCCCCGACCCTCTGAAGGTGGCGAACGGGGCGAGGCCCCGTCCACTGGCCACCGATTGGCTGTTAGACGCGGGCGGCGATGATCTCGTCGTGGGTCAGGGCATGGGTCGCGGGGCCGCCATCGCCGCCATGGTCTCAGGGGTACAGCGGGTGGTGCCGCTTGCCGGGACGGTACGGCTGGCGGTACGGCTCGTGGGGATCCACCGATCTGGCGTAGCGGCTGGGCCCGCGGACGATCATGTCGTCGTTGACCCAGGACGTGTACGGGCGCCACGCCTGCGAATACCCCGGCGAACGCGATGACGACATCCGGTCAGGGTTGTGCCTCCGCCAGCACCCGTCGGCACAGCGAGTCCGCGCGCCGCGTCGTCTCCGGAAGGCGATAGCTCGTCGCCAGCGCCAGAGTCGCATCGCTCGCCTTCGCCAAACCGATCCGGTGACCTACTGACACGAAGACCGGCTTGACACCCGACCGGGTACGCAGTGCGCGGCCAACCACTTCCTCCCCGTCCAGCAGCGGCGACCAATCGCCTCGCTCCGGGCCAGGCTGGTCGTACGCGAAAACGAACGGCGTCTTGGCGACCCCGACCGTTCGCAGACCGGTCAGAACCCCGAGATGGCTGGCCAGGCCGAGGCGACGTGGATGCGCCAGCCCGTAACCGTCACACAGCACGAGATCCGGGACGTGACGCAACGCCGCCAAGGCGTCCAAGACCGGCGGAAGTTCCCGGAACGCGAGCAAACCGGGCACATACGGAAAGCTGACCGAGCCCACCACAGTCGACTCCTCAACCGTCACCAGCGAGGTGAAGTCGACCAGCACCGCCGCCGCGACGACCAAGTCCCGCGCATCATCGTAGGCAACATCGACACCGGCCACCAAAGCACCGTCGCCGGCCCCCGGACCATCC includes the following:
- a CDS encoding endonuclease V; amino-acid sequence: MFVPADDWPATEAEALAEQERLRVLVDPDGPGAGDGALVAGVDVAYDDARDLVVAAAVLVDFTSLVTVEESTVVGSVSFPYVPGLLAFRELPPVLDALAALRHVPDLVLCDGYGLAHPRRLGLASHLGVLTGLRTVGVAKTPFVFAYDQPGPERGDWSPLLDGEEVVGRALRTRSGVKPVFVSVGHRIGLAKASDATLALATSYRLPETTRRADSLCRRVLAEAQP
- a CDS encoding IS3 family transposase, producing the protein MTCSYRFISEHRASFAVALLCRVLGVRRPGFYEWIAAAPVRAAHAATEEELATEIAEVHTEHRGRYGCPRVTVELRRRGRVVNHKRVERIMRQRRIVGLTRRRRRSLTKQDTTAAPAPDLISRDFTADAPGERFVGDITYLPTQEGWLYLATVLDLHTREAAGHAMAEHMRAELVCDAVDLAVGRGLTSADAIFHSDRGSQYTSSTFRAALTAAGMRPSMGRVGSCYDNAVAESFFATLKTEIGTQVWATRDDARRAVFAYLSYYNHDRLHSTLGYRTPHETRISYRQPIALAA
- a CDS encoding transposase, encoding MPRPSKYPEQFRKDAVELVRNSDRPLRQVARDLGVNHETLRNWVKTAEKQAGQPSAVSGADQDELRTLRKRVAELEVEKEILRKAAAYFAKEMGR